A region of Antedon mediterranea chromosome 8, ecAntMedi1.1, whole genome shotgun sequence DNA encodes the following proteins:
- the LOC140056642 gene encoding cystine/glutamate transporter-like, with protein MEANVASSSQADNKTDADKKTNKDEVSPVHLVRQLGMVACITMTVGTVIGSGIFISPKGILMNTGSLGASMIVWALCGVLATLGALSYGELGTTFTKSGGDYIYLMESFGPMVAFIRIWTYLVSVRTGSSAVVALTAATYLHRVFLPNCEELPYISVRLIAVVILVFIFYVNCVSVPLTTHLQVILTVAKVLGIALIILTGFVFICKGQIQNFEDSFEKTIDIKWQQIPLAFYAGLFAFSGWQYTPTFAEEIVRPARTLPLSIIISMVIITTVYLTANVGYFVLLTPTQLLDSDAVALSFAQQAFGSFSWIVSLAVVLSCIGAINGGIFSTSRIMFVAAREGHLPHILSMIQIDKKTPLPAAAVILPITVIMVCGESVYDLITYLSFTRWLFVSLSVATIPYFRWKHPEWERPFKVPLFVPITFTSVTLLLVVMSLYSSPRQCGIGFLILISGIPVYLVGVRWKNKPDWVNNATVKMTIFFQKLFLVVKQETKTY; from the exons ATGGAGGCGAACGTAGCATCCAGTTCACAAGCAGACAACAAAACTGATGCTGACAAGAAGACGAATAAAGATGAAGTTAGCCCTGTACATCTTGTACGCCAGCTAGGCATGGTAGCCTGCATCACCATGACAGTGGGTACAGTTATTGGATCTGGGATATTCATATCTCCAAAGGGAATATTGATGAATACAGGGAGCCTCGGAGCGTCTATGATTGTATGGGCTTTATGTGGCGTATTGGCAACATTAGGGGCTCTGAGTTACGGGGAGCTCGGGACGACTTTTACGAAATCAGGTGGCGATTACATCTATCTGATGGAGTCGTTTGGGCCTATGGTTGCTTTTATTCGTATCTGGACTTACCTCGTGTCTGTTAGGACAGGATCCAGTGCGGTTGTAGCTTTGACGGCTGCAACTTATCTCCATCGAGTTTTTCTACCAAATTGTGAAGAACTTCCATATATATCAGTACGACTCATCGCTGTTGTTATCTTAG TGTTTATTTTCTACGTGAATTGTGTCAGCGTTCCGTTGACAACGCACCTTCAAGTGATACTAACAGTCGCAAAGGTTCTTGGGATAGCGCTCATCATATTAACTGGATTCGTTTTTATTTGTAAAG GTCAAATACAGAATTTTGAAGATTCGTTTGAAAAGACGATTGACATCAAATGGCAGCAGATACCACTTGCATTTTATGCGGGTTTGTTCGCCTTCTCCGGatg GCAATACACACCCACTTTTGCTGAAGAAATTGTCCGACCAGCAAG AACGTTACCTCTTTCCATCATCATATCTATGGTAATTATCACTACTGTGTATCTAACAGCAAACGTCGGTTACTTTGTACTTTTGACACCAACGCAGTTACTGGATTCCGATGCAGTTGCACTG AGTTTTGCTCAGCAGGCGTTTGGAAGCTTTAGCTGGATCGTCTCGTTAGCCGTAGTATTGTCATGTATTGGAGCCATCAACGGAGGAATATTCAGTACCTCAAG AATTATGTTTGTAGCCGCCAGGGAAGGTCATCTTCCCCACATTCTATCGATGATACAAATAGACAAGAAGACGCCACTACCGGCAGCCGCAGTCATA TTGCCTATAACCGTAATAATGGTGTGTGGTGAGAGTGTGTACGACCTGATCACCTACTTAAGTTTTACTCGTTGGCTGTTTGTCTCACTTTCTGTGGCAACGATTCCATACTTTCGATGGAAACATCCAGAATGGGAAAGACCATTCAAG GTACCTTTGTTCGTGCCAATCACGTTTACATCAGTCACATTGTTACTGGTTGTCATGTCACTCTATTCCTCACCAAGGCAGTGTGGGATAGGTTTTCTGATTCTTATTTCCGGTATACCAGTTTATTTAGTGGGAGTTCGATGGAAAAATAAACCAGACTGGGTTAACAACGCGACGG TAAAAATGACGATCTTCTTTCAAAAACTGTTTCTTGTGGTGAAACAAGAAACGAAGACGTACTGA
- the LOC140056765 gene encoding cystine/glutamate transporter-like, translating into MNNFIGQSVPLLAEDTTTSEEDEELYPKSSKLSPAAAADDSPIVLKRQLGLGSCIALIVGSVIGSGIFISPKGILQEVPDVSLSLMLWVICGVANTLGALCYGELGTTYSKSGGDYVYLLESFGPMVGFLRIWTSLIAVRSGSIMVVLLTASVYIVKPLVSHCQEVPDIVISLITLISMYCLFYLNCVSVKWTSRLQQFLTLAKVLGLIIILVPGIFLFIQGNRDNFSNGIESHIEITKLPLALYSGMYAYSGWQCLPQMTEEIKRPHRTIPVAIIISMVIITSLYLLVNVSYFTVLSVDDILNSEAVALTYWQSAFNKMSWIIALTVSASCIGSANASILSTSRMYFVSSREGQLPSFFSMIQVNCKTPIPAILLMVPFCLLCLTSSSVYSLINYLSFTKWLFLGLSASTILYNRWKHPEWNRPFKVPLLVPITFVLFCLFLVTLSLYSAPIECGIGLGLMLSGIPVYLISRRQCIGKQSYITTWLQKLVLIVQQEKCTYID; encoded by the exons ATGAACAACTTTATTGGACAGTCTGTACCGCTGCTTGCTGAAGACACTACAACAAGTGAAGAGGATGAGGAACTCTACCCTAAATCTTCCAAATTATCACCTGCTGCTGCTGCAGACGACTCTCCTATAGTACTTAAAAGGCAACTAGGCCTTGGTTCATGTATTGCATTAATAGTTGGTTCTGTTATTGGGTCTGGAATCTTCATCTCACCGAAAGGCATTCTTCAAGAGGTGCCCGATGTCAGTTTGTCGTTAATGTTATGGGTTATTTGTGGCGTTGCGAACACACTTGGAGCCCTTTGTTACGGAGAACTCGGCACTACCTACTCAAAGTCTGGTGGCGATTATGTCTACCTGCTTGAAAGTTTTGGACCGATGGTCGGTTTCTTGCGGATTTGGACTTCGTTGATCGCAGTACGCTCCGGAAGCATCATGGTTGTCCTTTTAACAGCTTCTGTTTACATTGTCAAACCGTTGGTTTCACATTGCCAGGAAGTTCCAGATATTGTTATAAGTTTGATTACCTTAATATCAATGT ATTGTCTGTTTTACCTGAATTGTGTAAGTGTTAAATGGACGTCAAGATTACAACAGTTCCTAACATTAGCGAAAGTTCTTGGACTCATCATCATTTTGGTACCAGGgatatttctatttattcaaG gtaataGAGATAATTTCTCAAATGGTATTGAATCACACATTGAAATCACAAAACTTCCTCTAGCTTTATATTCAGGGATGTATGCATATTCAGGATG GCAGTGTCTTCCTCAAATGACTGAAGAAATAAAGAGACCACATAG aaCCATTCCAGTTGCTATTATCATCTCCATGGTGATTATTACATCATTATACCTTCTGGTCAACGTGTCCTACTTCACTGTTCTGTCTGTTGACGATATTCTTAACTCTGAGGCCGTTGCCCTG ACCTACTGGCAGTCTGCATTTAATAAGATGTCATGGATCATCGCACTAACTGTGTCAGCATCTTGTATTGGGTCCGCCAATGCCTCAATTCTTAGTACATCAAG AATGTATTTTGTTTCATCACGTGAGGGACAGCTGCCATCATTCTTTTCAATGATTCAAGTTAACTGCAAGACGCCAATACCTGCTATACTTTTAATG GTTCCATTTTGCTTACTATGTTTAACAAGTAGCAGTGTCTACAGCCTAATAAACTACTTAAGTTTTACCAAATGGCTTTTTCTTGGATTATCTGCATCAACCATACTATACAACAGATGGAAGCATCCAGAATGGAACAGACCATTTAAG GTTCCCCTGTTGGTACCCATCACGTTTGTCTTGTTTTGTTTATTCCTGGTCACCTTAAGTTTGTACTCTGCTCCTATTGAGTGTGGTATTGGTTTAGGTCTGATGCTTTCTGGGATACCTGTTTACCTGATTAGTAGAAGACAATGCATTGGCAAACAAA gctACATAACAACTTGGTTGCAGAAACTTGTACTTATTGTTCAACAAGAAAAGTGTACTTACATAGACTAA
- the LOC140057755 gene encoding Y+L amino acid transporter 2-like, whose protein sequence is METRKQSIGSKISANGSITSSTGDGEGIGLVRQLGIFSFSSLIIGTVIGSGIFISPKGILEYTHTVGLSMIIWVVCGLISTLGALSYGELGTTFTKAGGDFIYLLESFGPMTAFLRVWTCLAAVRTGTWAVLAITSATYILTPFYPSCPVPGLAVRLLAATILCAVFLVNCVSVPLTSRLNVFFTIVKVSGLIVIVIAGIVLLIQGNTENFEDAFKGDGQFKWIDLPLAFYSGLFAFSGWQITAAMVEEVINPSRYGL, encoded by the exons ATGGAAACACGCAAGCAGAGTATTGGATCCAAAATATCAGCAAATGGTTCGATAACATCAAGTACAGGAGATGGAGAAGGAATCGGGCTTGTCCGCCAACTCGggatattttcattttcatcgTTAATTATCGGAACGGTGATTGGATCTGGTATTTTCATTTCTCCAAAAGGAATTTTAGAATATACACATACAGTTGGATTATCCATGATAATATGGGTGGTGTGTGGTTTAATTTCAACATTAGGTGCTCTCAGTTATGGAGAATTAGGTACAACATTCACAAAAGCTGGAGGAGATTTTATATACCTTTTGGAATCGTTTGGGCCTATGACAGCGTTTCTAAGAGTTTGGACTTGTCTGGCAGCTGTTAGGACTGGCACGTGGGCAGTTCTTGCTATAACATCGGCTACTTATATTTTAACTCCTTTTTATCCTAGTTGTCCTGTTCCAGGATTGGCTGTCCGTCTTCTTGCTGCCACGATTTTGT GTGCGGTTTTCTTAGTCAATTGCGTCAGCGTTCCATTAACCTCTCGTTTGAATGTATTTTTCACAATCGTGAAAGTGTCTGGTTTGATTGTGATTGTCATAGCCGGTATCGTGCTTCTTATCCAAG GAAACACGGAAAACTTTGAAGACGCATTCAAAGGAGACGGACAATTTAAATGGATAGATCTTCCTCTTGCattttattctggcctttttgcaTTTTCTGGTTG GCAAATTACAGCTGCTATGGTAGAAGAAGTGATCAACCCATCAAGGTACGGTTTATAA
- the LOC140056764 gene encoding cystine/glutamate transporter-like, with the protein MTVITSVYIMANIAYFTVLSPAEILASDAVALSFGQKVFGDWAWILSLVVAFSCIGAINGGILSTSRMNFAASREGQLPKLLSMIHINFKTPMPSAVIMIPIALILLVGDSVYSLINYLSFTRWLFIALTVGTVPYYRIKYPDWERPFKVNLAVPIIFTCFALLVVVVSLYSAPKDCGIGLAIMLAGIPLYLIGVRWTNKPSWFDEGMGEFYKLLYNIKYNNTTATNTSNTFTNSYFSFIFR; encoded by the exons ATGACAGTGATTACCAGTGTATACATCATGGCAAATATTGCATATTTCACTGTTCTATCACCAGCTGAGATTCTCGCTTCTGACGCCGTTGCATTG AGTTTTGGTCAGAAGGTGTTTGGAGACTGGGCCTGGATATTATCGCTTGTGGTAGCGTTTTCTTGTATAGGTGCAATTAATGGCGGGATCTTGTCCACTTCAAG AATGAACTTTGCAGCGTCACGTGAGGGTCAATTACCTAAACTGTTATCAATGATTCACATAAACTTCAAAACACCAATGCCGTCTGCAGTCATTATG ATTCCAATTGCTTTGATACTACTTGTTGGTGACAGTGTGTACAGTCTTATAAACTACTTAAGCTTTACCCGTTGGTTGTTTATCGCTCTCACTGTTGGAACTGTTCCTTACTATAGAATAAAATATCCGGACTGGGAACGTCCATTTAAG gtGAACTTAGCAGTACCAATCATATTCACCTGCTTTGCGTTGTTGGTCGTTGTTGTATCTCTTTACTCTGCACCAAAGGATTGTGGGATTGGACTAGCTATCATGCTTGCTGGTATACCACTTTATCTCATAGGTGTGCGGTGGACAAACAAACCATCTTGGTTTGACGAAGGAATGGGTGAGTTTtacaaattactgtataatataaagtataataatacaACTGCAACGAATACTTCAAACACATTCACTAATTCATACTTTTCTTTTATCTTCAgataa
- the LOC140056276 gene encoding putative carbonic anhydrase 3 isoform X2 — protein sequence MVVTNNGHSLQIDLTGDYSVSGGGLGGTYKTAQFHFHWGSRDAVGSEHTLNNVQYPVEMHIVHYNSIYSSTTDAVQQGGSTGLAVLGFFFQVSDEDNANFETLLSSLTNVQEEGDTYNIPPNDVFTLESLLPDNLVEFYRYNGSLTTPGCNEAVIWTMFKELIYLSSTQIQMLRTLRSGNKIIQDNFRPLQALNGRIVTYSRDPCNPDPCQSSPCKEKETCLIEAQCRSYFCCVTYDPCEDQNVCMNGGTCSVGPRETCLLYECTCPPCYSGTNCENYTNPCESSPCQNGGLCLIGSDCQYFCII from the exons tgCAAATAGACCTGACAGGAGATTATTCAGTTTCTGGTGGTGGACTTGGTGGTACCTATAAAACTGctcaatttcattttcattggGGTAGCCGTGATGCTGTTGGATCTGAACACACGCTTAACAACGTTCAATACCCTGTAGAG aTGCACATTGTGCATTACAATAGCATATATTCAAGTACAACTGACGCTGTTCAACAAGGCGGTAGCACTGGACTTGCTGTACTTGGCTTTTTCTTCCAG GTGTCTGACGAAGACAACGCAAATTTCGAAACTCTTCTGAGCTCTCTAACGAATGTGCAAGAAGAAG GCGATACATACAACATTCCTCCAAATGATGTTTTTACTCTGGAGAGTCTTTTACCAGACAATCTTGTTGAATTCTACCGATATAATGGTTCGCTGACAACTCCTGGTTGCAATGAAGCCGTCATCTGGACAATGTTCAAAGAGCTGATATACTTATCTAGCACCCAG ATTCAAATGCTAAGAACACTTCGAAGTGGCAACAAAATTATTCAAGACAATTTTCGACCACTGCAAGCATTAAACGGACGTATAGTTACTTACTCCA GGGATCCATGTAACCCAGACCCTTGCCAATCTTCACCTTGTAAAGAAAAGGAAACGTGTTTGATAGAGGCCCAATGCCGATCATATTTTTGTTGTGTAACAT ATGACCCATGTGAAGATCAGAATGTGTGTATGAACGGCGGGACATGTTCTGTCGGCCCAAGAGAAACCTGCCTGCTATATGAGTGCACGTGTCCTCCTTGTTATTCGGGAACAAATTGCGAAAACT ATACAAATCCGTGCGAATCTTCACCTTGTCAGAATGGCGGCTTGTGTTTAATAGGTTCCGACTGCCAATACTTCTGCATAATATAG
- the LOC140056643 gene encoding avidin-related protein 4/5-like: protein MYLPLILMFAVSVLAKNSQINDVEEPSTDLPEKEQENLTKNKIGKFISDCSLPGTWVNRHGSEIILNVTEEGHVTGKYLTAVEATEGAAGEGHVPIFGQASPGDRHRTFGFTVSWNEGASTTSWTGQCFFCDGKEFLKTTWILTSEVTSCNKDWLANRVGQDEFTRKKM from the exons ATGTATCTACCACTCATCTTGATGTTCGCAGTCAGTGTACTTGCTAAGAACAGTCAG ATAAATGACGTAGAAGAACCATCAACTGACTTGCCAGAAAAGGAACAAGAAAACTTGACCAAGAATAAAATAGGCAAATTTATTTCAG ATTGTAGCCTTCCGGGAACATGGGTCAACCGTCATGGATCAGAGATAATTTTGAATGTCACTGAAGAAGGTCACGTGACTGGCAAGTATTTGACTGCTGTCGAAGCAACAGAAGGGGCTGCAG GAGAAGGACACGTTCCTATCTTTGGTCAAGCGTCACCAGGAGATCGACATCGGACATTTGGCTTTACTGTCAGTTGGAATGAAGGAGCTTCGACCACTAGCTGGACTGGTCAATGTTTTTTCTGTGACGGCAAGGAATTCCTAAAGACCACCTGGATTCTGACGAGTGAAGTGACCTCCTGTAACAAAGATTGGTTGGCTAACAG AGTTGGTCAAGATGAATTCACAAGGAAGAAGATGTAA